The Rhizoctonia solani chromosome 4, complete sequence genome contains a region encoding:
- a CDS encoding Retrotransposable element Tf2 protein — translation MQQEVIDLGVTMEWPVPTKVKEVQLFLGFANFLRQFVANFSHMARLLHNLVKKNTPWQWNSKEQEAFQGLKDAITNALVLCHADPTKPYFLETNASGAALGSILSQCQDDGQLHPLGFLSELFKGAKQNYDTHNKELLAIIHSFEYWHIFLEGTNHPITVFTDHWNLEYWKESRTFNRCHAQWHLLLAGYNFQIVYHPGKQSGKPDALSRCADHANIPPADQTMLPDPVFANVALVTPKRELQHQIEASLDQDESLEEILQFLQNKSKAPPLIKRAFRDYEMEAGLLFYQGRIVVPDVGTLRTDLLRIFHNSPLAGHLGRQQTLELVSRNYYWPGIHADTYWHMDSCKTCQQIQKPKYTSIPPQPLELPTRPWQHMSYDMIVDLPKDGNSNSILVIVDSFTKYVILVERSKKLKAPELAGLFLRHIWKRYGMPKKTILDQGRVFNNKFLGALYQRLGIDLHFSSAYHPQSDGQTEQVNSTVEHFLQAYSGINQKDWVRWLPMAEFAYNNATHSSTGKSPFKALYGWELSLTLSNVPTDVPEADDMATQMEKQWQEIEAALQQSKSQMTAGETGEPISFKVGEEAWLDAKNTLSPKLTEQRLGPFKVTEKISNCAYRLKLLPSMRIHNVFYVGLLSKVKRDDKRAFENRPPPISINGEEEYKVEGIMDMEERNREWFFRVKWKGYGSEENTWEPRENLKNAEKMLKNFEKEMKKKALGTAKALKGGQCCTNPPYAVSDIPSTRSGIPHPYSRPTSCSSHCSVAANSQPPTCSPSPALQDLPRMEPEPSLGALLKAIQALTTQVGSLQDQVKSQGKQIIQLIAICKETNNLVGDKDQGGAQTKPGPLSGPVTPPTHSGGETHTPGMVRPGLKAPFCPSRGTGFDSKEEEEPRRAPKKEPQGTPKRSLGSLTPFDSRSSVKRPKMELPNPYKGDSRGQKATQWLDRMLLWMVVWILYHMTEKAANWALPLIGAIIKGKGNPPTTILALTAKFKEAFADPNAKQAASRKIAVLSQTTTTSKYVMEFCNLMAELDWNKEAYIAQFTQGLHWKVKELLSTKDNIPNKLKAIFAASIKIDNTCRKNKENRPKKAPAKSLATVATSTTTTRVRLSEDPNYVTLEERDCCCASGLCVKCGQKGHSIKQCPNGWKAAIKEVAKPLAQLDVHVLDCEFVSVALDSNKKPLLFIDLHLHNFPTEKIKTLVDSGATSNFISPTIVEKLKIPKTQLKNPQVVRMLDGTISQTGCIWHQVHLTVLANGHTHTIPFLVCPIGNTLTILGMTWLTTEAPLIDWQQGLITFPEQIQIASEEEAELDPLANLPHQYHEFAKVFGKEEYKVLPPHREYDISIDLIPDAKLMPGPIYSMTNAESKALKQHIDEELATGKIRPSTSSAGAPVMFVKKADGSLQLVVDYQKLNNVMHKNVYPLPRQDNLMAKLRHAKLFTKLDLRWGYNNIRIKEGDEWKTAFRTKYGLFEYLVMPFGLTNAPAAFQHFMNDLFRDLIDVTVVIYLDDILIFLEDPKDHPTHVREVLSRLMKNQLFCKLSKCHFHITTVDYLGIVISPAGFSMDQKKIEAVTLWPQPKTVKQVQAFLGFVNYLWRFIPNFSSVAHPLHNLTKKETPWSWGDLEEMAFHELKTLVTRSLVLIHSNPMLPYYLETDTSGVAMGAILSQQGPDNWLHPIAYMSKSFSGTEANYNTHNKELLAIIKALEEWRIFLEATDKPIQVFTDHWNLEYWMQAQTFNCRHTQWRIFLSNFNFEIHYRPGKQSGKPDALSRRSDYIDKPQEPEIMLPAEVFANMLEEELEIVTEIQSKLKEDPSLEPIIQFLTEDADNAPPSIQKAYQDYDWEEDLLWYCRKLVVPDLEPLKE, via the exons atgcaacaagaggtaatcgacctgggtgttaccatg gaaTGGCCAGTACCCacaaaggtcaaagaagtccaattgttcctagggtttgccaacttttTACgccaatttgttgccaattttagccacatggccaggctgctacacaacctggtcaagaaaaACACGCCCTGGCAATGGAATTCTAAGGagcaggaagcattccaaggattaaaggacgccatcaccaacgcacTGGTACTATGTCACGCGGACCCAACAAAGccctacttcctggaaacaaACGCATCCGGTGCTGCACTAgggtccatactcagccaatgTCAGGATGATGGCCAGTTACATCCTCTGGGATTCCTATCAGAGTTGTTCAAAGGGGCCAAGCAAAATTATGACACGCACAATAAGGAACTACTTGCAATCATCCAttcctttgaatactggcacattttcctggaaggcacAAATCACCCAATCAcagtcttcacggatcattggaatctggagtactggaaggagtctagaaccttcaaccgttgccatgcacaatggcacctcctACTAGCTGggtacaacttccaaattgtctacCATCccggaaagcaatcaggaaagccagacgcCCTTTCACGCTGCGCAGACCATGCCAATATTCCTCCTGCTGACCAAACAATGCTCCCagaccctgtatttgccaacgtggCCCTTGTTACCCCCAAAAGAGAACTCCAACACCAGATTGAGGCATCCTTAGATCAAGATGAGTccctggaagaaatcctacaattcctccaaaacaagtccaaggccCCACCATTGATCAAACGCGCCTTCAGggattatgaaatggaagCTGGATTgctattctaccaaggacgcatTGTGGTACCAGACGTTGGAACACTAAGGACGGACTTGCTCCGCAtattccacaacagccccttAGCTGGTCACCTGGGTAGGCAACAAACGCTGGAACTTGtctcaaggaactactactggcctggaaTCCACGCAGACACTTATTGGCACATGGACTCTTGCAAGACTTGTCAACAAATCCAGAAACCTAAATACACATCTATTCCGCCCCAACCTCTAGAGCTACCAACACGCCCCTGGCAGCACATGTCATATGATATGATAGTAGATTTGCCTAAAGATGGAAACAGCAACtctatcctggtcattgtagacagcttcaccaaatatGTCATCTTGGTGGAAcgttccaaaaagctcaaggccccagaACTGGCGGGCCTATTCCTACGGCACATATGGAAGCGTTACGGCATGCCCAAGAAAACAATCTTGGACCAAGggagggtcttcaacaacaagttcctgGGGGCTCTGTACCAGcgcctaggaatagaccTGCACTTTTCCTCAGCTTACCACCCTCAAAGTGAcggccaaacagaacaagtGAATTCCACAGTAGAACATTTCCTACAGGCCTATTCAGGGATCAATCAGAAGGACTGGGTCAggtggttgccaatggcagagtttgcctacaacaatgcaacGCACAGTAGCACCGGCAAATCCCCCTTTAAGGCGctatacggatgggaactGTCCCTGACCCTGAGCAACGTTCCAAcagatgtcccagaagctgaTGACATGGCAACTCAAATGGAGAAACAATGGCAAGAAATAGAGGCAGCGCTCCAACAGTCAAAATCACAAATGACAGCTGGAGAAACGGGGGAACCAATCAGTTTCAaagttggagaagaagcctggctagatGCCAAAAAC ACTCTAAGTCCAAAGCTaacagaacaacgcctaggccccttcaaggtcacggaaaaaatctccaactgCGCGTACCGCCTGAAGCTCCTGCCATCCATGaggatccacaacgtcttttATGTGGGACTATTATCTAAAGTAAAAAGGGATGACAAGCGTGCCTTTGAAAACCGGCCCCCACCAATCTCCATCaatggggaagaggaatacaaggttgaaggaatTATGGACATGGAAGAGAGGAACAGAGAATGGTTCTTTAGGgtgaaatggaaaggttatggatcagaggagaatacctgggaaccaagggaaaacctcaagaaTGCCGAGAAAATGCTAAAAAATTTTGAGAAGGaaatgaagaaaaaggcccttggcactgccaaggcccttaagggggggcagtgtt gcaccaaTCCCCCCTACGCTGTCTCAgacattccatccacacgctctggcatcccccacccatactcccgtcctaccaGTTGCTCCAGCCATTGCTCTGTGGCAGCCAACTCCCAACCGcccacttgcagcccatcACCTGCTCTGCAAGACCTGcccagaatggaaccagagccgtcccttggcgctctcctcaaggctatccaagccctcactacccaagttgggtccctccaggaccaagtcaaatCCCAAGGCAAGCAGATTATCCAGCTCattgccatatgcaaggaaaccaacaaccttgttggtgacaaagaccagggcggagcccaaaccaagcctggcccattgagtgggcctgtcacccctcctacccactcaggaggggaaacccacactccaggcatggttaggcctggactcaaggcacCCTTCTGCCCCTCTAGGGGAACAGGGTTTGattccaaggaagaagaggaaccAAGGAGGgcccccaaaaaagagcctcagGGAACGCCTAAGCGGTCACTTggctcccttaccccctttgactcCAGGTCATCAGTAAAgaggcccaaaatggaactcCCCAACCCTTACAAGGGAGACTCTAGGGGACAAaaagccacccaatggctggatagGATGCTTCTATGG atggttgtgtggatactttaccacatgacagaaaAGGCAGCCAACTGGGCACTCCCCCTCATtggggcaatcatcaagggcaagggtaaccctcctaccaccatcctgGCTttaacagccaaattcaaagaggcaTTTGCTGACCCCAACGCCAAACAGGCTGCTTCTAGAAAAATAGCAGTACTCTCccagaccaccaccacctccaagtaTGTCATGGAGTtctgcaacctcatggcagaattagactggaacaaggaagccTATATTGCGCAAttcacgcaaggcctccactggaaggtcaaggagctgttgtcaacaaaggacaacattcccaACAAACTCAAAGCCATTTTTGCAGCTTCAATCAAGATAGACAATACTTGCCgcaaaaacaaggagaaccgccctaaaaaggcacctgccaagtccctggccaccgtggccacttccactaccaccaccagggtccgtctatcagaggaccctaaCTATGTTACtctggaagaaagggattgcTGCTGTGCATCTGGGTTATGCGTCAAGTGTGGGCAGAAGGGGCACAGCATCAAGCAGTGTCcaaatggttggaaggccGCCATCAAAGAGGTTGCCAAG cccctggcccaattagatgtgcatgtattggactgtgaatttgtatctgtggCTCTAGACTCTAATAAAAAGCCCCTTTTATTTATTGATCTACATCTGCACAATTTCCCAACAGAAAAAATAAAAACCCTGGtggactcaggcgccacatccaACTTTATTTCCCCAACAATTGttgaaaaactcaaaatcccaaaaacccaactcaaaaatccacaagttgtgagaatgctagatggtactatctctcagactggttgcatttggcaccaggttcacctcacagtcttggccaatggccatacacACACAATACCCTTTCTAGTCTGTCCCATTGGTAACACCTTGACAATActaggcatgacttggctaaCAACAGAAGCACCActcattgactggcaacagggtcttatcaccttccctgaacaaatccaaattgcctcagaagaagaagctgagTTGGACCCCTTAGCAAACCTCCCTCACCAAtatcatgagtttgctaaggtctttggcaaggaagaatacaaggtcctccctccacacagggagtatgatatctCCATAGACCTTATTCCGGATGCCAAACTTATGCCAGGGCCAAtttacagcatgaccaacgcagaatccaaggcactaaagcaacatattgatgaagaactagcaacaggcaagatccgccccagtacttcctcagcaggtGCTCCAGTTATGTTTGttaaaaaggcagatggttccTTACagctggttgtggattaccaAAAGTTGAATAATGTAATGCATAAGAACGTATACCCGTTGCCAAGGCAAGACAACTTGATGGCCAAACTTAGGCATGCAAAGTTGTTCACAAAGCTAGAtctacgctggggttacaacaacatcagaatcaaggaaggagatgaatggaagacagcattcaggaccaaatatgggctattTGAGTACCTGGTAATGccatttggcctcaccaatgccccagctgccttccaacatttcatgaatgacttgtttaGAGACCTCATTGATGTTACCGTGGTCATCTACTTGGATGACATACTAATCTTCTTggaagaccccaaggaccacccaactcatgtcagggaagtcctatcacggttgatgaagaatcagctgttctgcaaactCTCCAAATGTCACTTTCACATCACTACGGTtgattaccttggcattgtcatatcacCTGCAGGtttctcaatggaccaaaagaagattgaggcagtcacTTTGTGGCCCCAACCCAAGAcagtcaaacaagtccaggccttcctaggttttgtcaactacctttGGCGGTTCATCCCAAACTTCAGCTCTGTGGCACATCCCCTCCACAATcttaccaaaaaggaaaccccctggtcatggggtgaTTTGGAAGAAATGGCGTTCCATGAATTGAAAACCCTGGTTACCAGATCTCTGGTCCTGATTCACTCCAACCCTATGCTTCCTtattaccttgaaacagacacatcaggggtagcaatgggagctatactcagtcaacaagGGCCAGACAATTGGTTACACCcaattgcctacatgtcaaaatcaTTCTCAGGAACGGAAGcaaactacaacacccacaacaaggagcttctggctatcatcaaggcattggaagaaTGGAGAATCTTCTTGGAGGCAACGGATAAACCCATACAGGTTTTCACAGACCAttggaacctggaatactggatgcaggcacaaacATTCAACTGCAGGCACACccaatggcgcatattcttgagcaatttcaactttgagatccactaccgcccagggaagcagtcagggaaaccagatgcgTTGTCCAGGAGATCAGACTACATTGACAAGCCCCAGGAACCAGAAATAATGTTACCTGCTgaagtatttgccaacatgttggaagaggaactggagattgtcacagaaatccaGAGCAAACTGAAAGAGGACCCCTCCCTTGAAcctatcatccagttcctgacagaagacgCAGACAACGCAcctccctctatccaaaAAGCCTATCAAgactatgactgggaggaagacctccTGTGGTATTGCAGAAAACTAGTTGTCCCGGACTTGGAACCCCTCAAGGAATGA
- a CDS encoding Retrotransposable element Tf2 protein, protein MLELVSRNYWWPGMKSSAKEWVKCCPICQANRQAHAPVIALKPLEVPPFPFHTISYDFITGFPKSQGHNAILVVIDLFSKFGHFIPTSKKVTAKGLADLFVNHVWKLHGLPVKTVSDRGTMFTGKFLRALYQCLGIKPAFLSAYHLELDRQTERVNQFIEFYLRSYVAADHLDWATWLPLAEYAYNNAKHTATGKTPFELIYRRNLVMNLSNVPANVPEANLVADTLAQEWKEAESALRMTKEKMAGTRGVVPEYSIGEKVWLDAKNVEIRLNSNKLDPKQLGPFKVTKKISSHTYRLELPDTLKIHNVFYAGLLSKVHESPSQPLPERPPPETIEGEEEYEVEQIIDSKRQQGKWFYLIKWKGYGPEDNSWEPEELLEHSKEEIRCFNQSQLKKACDSAKSL, encoded by the coding sequence ATGCTTGAACTTGTCAGCAGGAATTATTGGTGGCCTGGAATGAAATCCTCTGCTAAAGAATGGGTCAAATGCTGCccaatatgccaagccaaccggcAAGCCCATGCaccggtcattgcccttaaacccctagaagtcccaccattCCCTTTCCACACaatctcctatgacttcatcacgggGTTCCCCAAGTCCCAGGGACACAATGCTATCTTAGTAGTGATTGATTTGttttccaagtttggccaTTTTATCCCTACCTCCAAAAAGGTCACAGCAAAAGGGCTGGCGGACTTGTTTGTCAAtcacgtctggaaactccatggccTACCAGTAAAAACCGTCTCAGACAGGGGAACTATGTTTACAGGTAAATTCCTTAGGGCACTGTACCAATGTCTTGGGATCAAGCCAGCCTTCTTGTCAGCCTACCACCTGGAATTGGAcagacaaacagaaagggtcaaccagttcatagaATTCTACCTCAGGTCATACGTAGCAGCAGATCACTTGGATTGGGCAACATGGTTACCACTAGCAGAATAcgcgtacaacaatgccaagcaCACTGCTACAGGAAAAACCCCATTTGAGCTGATTTACAGAAGAAACCTGGTAATGAACCTGTCCAACGTCCCGGCAaatgtaccagaagccaaTCTTGTAGCTGATACCCTggcccaagaatggaaagaagcagaATCCGCCCTGAGAATGACAAAGGAGAAAATGGCAGGAACAAGGGGAGTGGTCCCAGAATATTCCATTGGGGAAAAAGTATGGCTAGACGCAAAGAATGTGGAGATCCGCTtgaactccaacaaactagaTCCCAAGCAACTAGGACCCTTCAAGGTCACCAAAAAGATCTCTAGTCACAcgtaccgcctggaacttccTGACACCCTGAAGATAcacaatgtattctatgCGGGGCTACTATCCAAAGTCCATgagtccccaagtcaaccactCCCAGAGCgcccccctcctgaaacaatagaaggggaggaagaatatgaggttgaacaaatcattgactccaaaagacaacaaggaaagtggttctatttgatcaaatggaagggatatggtccagaagacaactcatgggaacctgaAGAGCTGTTAGAACATAGCAAAGAAGAAATCCGTTGCTTCAACcagtcacaactgaaaaaggcttgtgactccgccaagagcctttaa
- a CDS encoding Fungal specific transcription factor domain translates to MLPFDADWERSFCEATAVTLLDLSPYSNPSSRPTPSQQLSVPGALSTSTSILASQAELDSCPLRRTGHDLTFTSYSSLDPFQNQHELEDDYEDPEGIKEIFFAIPLGLDRTVESNSLPFVLHSYAQWFTMTVFDPQKIAHTAKATVIDQFLKSSSSRSRMLLISELMGKLIKSRTLDREGERAFRLLADDVSDSITSYQVQQWPASKGEREWANATLNNMLELISMQIIVVPYAYLLRLLKLAVPVFLCACLPPHPPAMSAILLETTLNLRHFVASDVVTSITTGRSLLCRYHVPWSLEFCEDFMRRGESQGLQWLLGIPDQFILLFGYTEGLREDAKSLGMPVDPEIIGQIEEDVKKIRISPSQSRDVSMEVKRRVVQEGWREAVLIYMYMALGGADANDRKVKKAQREFMKLVNAIGTGRHPDIFLAIPTMIVGLATINPVDRETITSRFLALPEFANPNSVGHDQLRILKDVWNQTDTSGRAAQWKDLREASWRITGV, encoded by the exons ATGCTTCCTTTCGATGCAGATTGGGAACGATCTTTTTGCGAGGCTACTGCAGTCACATTACTCGATCTTTCGCCGTATAGCAATCCTTCCTCTCGACCCACCCCCTCTCAACAATTGTCGGTACCAGGAGCTCTTTCAACCAGCACGTCAATCCTTGCATCTCAAGCGGAACTAGACTCCTGTCCTTTACGAAGAACTGGACATGATTTGACTTTTACATCTTACTCATCTTTGGATCCTTTTCAAAACCAACACGAACTTGAAGACGACTATGAAGACCCTGAAGGTATAAAGGAGATCTTTTTCGCAATTCCTTTGGGACTGGATCGCACAGTGGAAAGTAATTCACTACCATTTGTTTTGCATTCCT ACGCTCAATGGTTCACGATGACAGTGTTTGATCCCCAGAAAATTGCCCACACCGCAAAAGCAACAGTAATCGATCAATTTTTGAAATCTTCTTCCTCACGTTCTCGGATGCTCTTAATTTCCGAATTAATGGGGAAGTTGATCAAATCTCGAACCTTGGACAGGGAAGGAGAGAGGGCTTTTCGATTACTGGCGGATGACGTTTCAGATAGCATTACTAGCTATCAGGTGCAGCAATGGCCCGCAAGTAAAGGAGAAAGAGAATGGGCAAATGCTACATTAAATAATATGCTGGAG CTGATTAGTATGCAAATCATTGTGGTCCCCTACGCCTATTTGCTACGTCTCCTTAAATTGGCTGTCCCAGTATTCTTGTGCGCATGTTTGCCTCCCCATCCCCCTGCTATGTCGGCTATACTACTTGAAACAACACTTAACCTGCGACACTTTGTGGCGTCAGATGTGGTCACTAGTATTACGACCGGCAGGTCACTATTGTGTAG GTATCATGTTCCGTGGTCTCTCGAATTTTGCGAAGATTTTATGAGGAGGGGGGAAAGTCAGGGACTCCAGTGGCTGCTTGGTATCCCAGATCAATTTATCTTACTATTCGGGTATACGGAAGGCCTTCGGGAAGATGCAAAATCTTTGGGTATGCCCGTGGACCCAGAAATCATTGGACAAATTGAGGAAGATGTGAAGAAGATACGGATATCGCCGTCTCAAAGTAGAGATGTGTCGATGGAGGTTAAGAGGAGGGTAGTGCAAGAGGGGTGGCGTGAAGCTGTATTGATCTATATGTACATG GCACTTGGCGGAGCAGATGCGAATGACCGTAAAGTAAAGAAAGCTCAAAGGGAGTTCATGAAGCTTGTTAACGCTATTGGAACTGGACGTCACCCAGATATATTCTTAGCAATCCCAACAATGATA GTGGGCCTAGCCACAATCAACCCTGTTGATCGAGAAACGATAACCTCCCGCTTCCTTGCTTTGCCCGAATTTGCTAACCCAAACTCTGTGGGACACGATCAACTTCGTATACTGAAGGATGTCTGGAATCAGACAGATACATCAGGGAGGGCTGCGCAGTGGAAGGATCTGCGAGAGGCGTCTTGGCGGATTACCGGAGTTTAA
- a CDS encoding Fungal specific transcription factor domain, which translates to MAFEPMKRAWAICSLVAKQFKAGQEARWTLTLLADIGGRLGRGVILEESDISMILTLQSQVQQQLVNGKNIGNDKLARQTSIGVLDATIETIVIHLFASPACEWLTLMQEAAPIFRQLCPEPAGVPINLPSLLQHANVSLCYYAHTNVLCGAVMDLPMLFQYDCTPQNFSHVYSPIVEIENNSGTQWFHGTPDQFVAMFAKINAMQEDRWAPTPEIVTILERRIQDFQPIYSKLCDSFLLATRILVQECWRQVAYIYLYMGLCGDSSNTPHVKQAFKQFIKLLNSTKPGHMPDNFLILNFCAPAACKKQDCNIIRKRVQGIKINGPSHGVNDNAKIFENYWAHANAEGRPTIWSDVGEARKRVLGV; encoded by the exons ATGGCGTTTGAGCCTATGAAAAGGGCTTGGGCTATTTGTAGCCTTGTGGCAAAGCAGTTCAAGGCTGGACAAGAGGCGCGATGGACTTTGACCCTTCTGGCAGATATTGGTGGTCGACTTGGGCGTGGAGTCATTCTTGAAGAATCTGATATTTCAATGATTTTGACTCTGCAAAGTCAAGTACAGCAACAGCTGGTGAATGGCAAAAACATTGGTAATGACAAATTGGCAAGGCAAACATCAATAGGAGTGCTAGATGCTACTATTGAG ACAATAGTTATTCACCTATTTGCAAGCCCAGCATGTGAATGGTTGACTCTCATGCAAGAAGCAGCACCCATCTTCCGACAACTCTGTCCTGAACCGGCTGGTGTACCAATTAATTTACCATCATTACTGCAGCATGCTAATGTTAGCCTTTGCTACTACGCTCACACCAACGTCTTGTGCGGAGCTGTGATGGACCTCCCAATGCTATTTCAATATGACTGTACTCCTCAAAACTTCTCACATGTATACAGTCCCATTGTGGAGATTGAAAACAATAGTGGGACTCAATGGTTTCATGGAACACCAGACCAATTTGTGGCAATGTTTGCCAAGATAAATGCAATGCAAGAAGATAGATGGGCTCCCACACCTGAAATAGTGACCATACTTGAGCGCAGAATTCAAGACTTCCAACCAATCTATAGCAAATTGTGTGATTCCTTTTTATTGGCAACAAGAATACTAGTTCAAGAGTGCTGGAGGCAAGTTGCCTATATCTACTTATACATG GGATTGTGCGGAGATTCTTCCAATACACCCCATGTCAAGCAGGCTTTCAAGCAATTTATTAAACTATTAAATAGCACTAAGCCAGGGCACATGCCTGACAACTTCCTGATATTAAACTTT TGCGCACCTGCCGCTTGTAAAAAGCAAGATTGCAACATTATAAGGAAACGTGTTCAGGGGATTAAAATCAATGGCCCAAGTCATGGTGTTAATGATAATGCAAAAATTTTTGAGAATTATTGGGCCCACGCCAATGCCGAGGGAAGACCCACCATATGGTCAGACGTAGGTGAAGCTAGAAAGCGGGTGTTAGGTGTTTAA